The Polaribacter sp. MED152 region AAAGCATTAAAGTTCAAGATTGGACTGATGAGCAAATCGCAGCAATTAGAGAGCAAGTAGGATCTTTCACAATTGAAGGTGAATTACGTTCTGAGGTACAAATAAACATCAAACGTTTGATGGATATTGGTTGTCAAAGAGGTATTCGTCATAGATTAGGTCTTCCTCTAAGAGGTCAAAGAACCAAAAACAATTCTCGTACAAGAAAAGGTAAGAGAAAAACAGTAGCTAACAAGAAGAAATAAGTTAGAGATTAAACTAGTTGTTAACTGGTAGTGTGCCGTATTTAGATACAATTTACTATTAAGTGATGACTGAACAACAAATATTATGGCAAAAGCAAGTTCAAAAAAACGTAAGGTTATAATTGATGCGATTGGAGAAGCTCACGTAAGTGCAACTTTTAACAACATCATTATTTCTTTAACAAATAAAAAAGGTGATGTTATATCTTGGTCATCTGCAGGTAAAATGGGTTTTAGAGGTTCTAAAAAGAATACTCCATATGCAGCTCAATTAGCAGCAGAAGATTGTGCAAATGTAGCAAAAGAAGCAGGTTTACGTAAAGTAAAAGTTTATGTAAAAGGGCCAGGTAATGGTAGAGAATCTGCAATTAGATCTATCCACAATGCAGGTATTGAAGTAACAGAAATTATTGATGTTACACCAATTCCACATAATGGATGTCGTCCACCAAAAAGAAGAAGAGTATAATTATATTTTAATCGATTAGGAAAAAGATTTTCGAAGGATAAGCCTTAATTCATAATCCCTAATCATAACAAAAAAGAAATGGCAAGATATACAGGACCAAAAACTAAAATTGCTCGTAAATTTGGCGAGGCAATTTTCGGAGAAGATAAGAACTTCGAAAAAAGAAATTTTCCTCCAGGACAACATGGAAATGCGAGAAGAAGAGGAAAGAAATCTGAATATGCAACTCAGTTAATGGAGAAGCAAAAAGCGAAATATACTTATGGTATTTTAGAGCGTCAATTCAGTAACTTGTTTAAAAAAGCATCTGCATCTCAAGGAATTACAGGTGAAATCTTATTACAATTATGTGAATCTCGTTTAGATAACGTTGTTTACAGAATGGGGGTTTCAAATTCTAGAAGTGGAGCTCGTCAATTAGTATCTCACAGACATATTACTGTAAATGGTGAAATCGTTAACATTCCATCATACAGTTTAAAAGAAGGAGATGTTGTTGCAGTTAGAGAAAAATCTAAATCTTTAGTGGCTATCGAGGATGCATTAGCATCTAACAATAATGTATTCGAATGGTTAACTTGGAATAATGATACTAAATCAGGAACTTTTGTTAAGGTACCAGAAAG contains the following coding sequences:
- the rpsM gene encoding 30S ribosomal protein S13, with the translated sequence MARIAGIDIPKNKRGVIALTYIFGIGNSRAKKVLAEAKVDESIKVQDWTDEQIAAIREQVGSFTIEGELRSEVQINIKRLMDIGCQRGIRHRLGLPLRGQRTKNNSRTRKGKRKTVANKKK
- the rpsD gene encoding 30S ribosomal protein S4; translated protein: MARYTGPKTKIARKFGEAIFGEDKNFEKRNFPPGQHGNARRRGKKSEYATQLMEKQKAKYTYGILERQFSNLFKKASASQGITGEILLQLCESRLDNVVYRMGVSNSRSGARQLVSHRHITVNGEIVNIPSYSLKEGDVVAVREKSKSLVAIEDALASNNNVFEWLTWNNDTKSGTFVKVPERLQIPENIKEQLIVELYSK
- the rpsK gene encoding 30S ribosomal protein S11; amino-acid sequence: MAKASSKKRKVIIDAIGEAHVSATFNNIIISLTNKKGDVISWSSAGKMGFRGSKKNTPYAAQLAAEDCANVAKEAGLRKVKVYVKGPGNGRESAIRSIHNAGIEVTEIIDVTPIPHNGCRPPKRRRV